The proteins below are encoded in one region of Methanosarcina barkeri 3:
- a CDS encoding PD40 domain-containing protein codes for MLKSILIMMLLLLSASVTFASSVSEDQNSSVTQLIDTHNTQLNNTHNTQLSGTHNTQLNNNTQFNNTQLNNSTQLNNCTQFKVTQFEDILPKEKGFSVSYIAWSPDGRYLLVTSSKSISFSNNIHRQYLLDMKSHTFGEINYGVKELNSYSIPGAEWSPSGDKIYFQISRFAGPKYSGNCFVICNPDGTDLKGVGTNYNDISDTLENIGNIGFQRNLEWSPDSSKITFEWENPENHSTKVYIASKNGTNASEITSDTYPQPDWYDSDKIFITTDEGTVDLINESGDLIQTFQPENKNEKYCKFSLSPDRKKIILVSGLPGSFNLQTYISNTDGSELKGNISYYDGSEQRILTKEYWQPNGSLLLVNQKGNLYIVEGEENNKRLLYEGNASEPQWFPDGKKILFVEDKNKLYSIDADGTNLTFITSFGLTSSYFWALFCDPLEKVKQFSISPSGDMIVFTSALYPDTGKIIENEPGPSKCQNVAAPLFVVNSNGSNLTQITPTIKGRHDIFREWSPNGEQLIIGSIQFSSDIDWEYKENSLVELSTTNISSNSSSNSSSIWKNIPVKEIVGSEESSAVDKVQETNPAP; via the coding sequence ATGTTAAAAAGTATATTGATTATGATGTTATTATTACTTTCTGCCAGCGTAACATTCGCAAGCTCGGTATCAGAAGATCAAAATTCTAGTGTTACACAGCTTATCGATACACACAATACACAGCTTAACAATACACACAATACACAGCTTAGCGGTACACACAATACACAGCTTAACAATAATACACAGTTTAACAATACACAGCTTAACAATAGTACACAGCTTAACAATTGTACACAGTTTAAAGTTACACAGTTTGAAGATATTCTTCCGAAAGAAAAAGGATTCTCAGTAAGTTATATAGCATGGAGCCCTGATGGGCGATACTTACTGGTTACCTCTTCCAAATCGATTTCTTTTTCAAATAATATTCACAGGCAATATCTATTAGATATGAAGTCCCATACATTCGGAGAAATTAATTATGGAGTAAAAGAATTAAACAGTTATTCTATACCTGGAGCCGAGTGGTCTCCATCCGGAGATAAGATATATTTCCAAATCTCAAGATTTGCTGGCCCTAAATACTCTGGAAATTGTTTCGTAATTTGCAATCCCGATGGTACTGATTTGAAGGGTGTAGGGACCAACTATAATGACATTTCAGACACATTAGAAAACATTGGGAATATTGGTTTTCAGAGAAATCTTGAGTGGAGTCCTGATTCCAGTAAAATCACATTTGAATGGGAAAATCCTGAAAACCATTCAACTAAAGTGTACATTGCAAGCAAAAACGGGACAAATGCCAGCGAAATTACTTCAGATACATATCCACAGCCAGACTGGTACGACTCTGACAAGATTTTCATTACTACAGATGAAGGAACTGTAGATCTTATCAACGAGAGTGGGGACTTGATTCAGACTTTCCAGCCCGAGAATAAAAATGAAAAGTATTGCAAGTTTTCGCTCAGTCCTGACAGAAAAAAAATAATCCTTGTTTCGGGTTTACCAGGGAGCTTCAATTTGCAAACCTATATATCTAACACTGACGGTTCGGAATTGAAAGGAAACATTTCTTATTACGATGGTAGTGAACAACGTATCCTGACAAAGGAGTACTGGCAGCCAAACGGTTCACTTCTTCTGGTGAATCAGAAGGGTAATCTCTATATCGTGGAAGGAGAAGAGAACAATAAGCGTCTCTTGTATGAAGGCAATGCTAGTGAACCTCAATGGTTCCCTGATGGAAAGAAAATATTATTCGTTGAAGATAAAAATAAGCTGTATTCAATCGATGCCGACGGAACCAATTTGACCTTTATAACAAGTTTCGGACTTACATCTTCTTATTTCTGGGCCTTATTCTGTGACCCTCTTGAAAAGGTTAAACAATTTTCGATAAGTCCGTCTGGAGATATGATAGTGTTCACATCTGCCCTTTATCCAGATACCGGAAAGATCATCGAAAACGAACCAGGCCCTTCAAAATGTCAAAATGTAGCTGCTCCTTTATTCGTTGTTAATTCTAACGGTTCTAATCTCACTCAGATAACGCCTACAATAAAAGGTAGACATGACATCTTTAGAGAGTGGAGCCCCAATGGAGAACAGCTCATTATAGGGTCTATTCAGTTTTCTTCAGATATTGACTGGGAGTATAAAGAAAACTCTCTTGTAGAACTCAGCACGACGAATATCTCTTCTAACTCTTCTTCTAATTCCTCTTCTATCTGGAAAAATATACCTGTGAAGGAAATTGTAGGGAGCGAAGAGTCCAGTGCTGTTGATAAAGTCCAGGAGACAAATCCGGCTCCATAA
- a CDS encoding S-layer protein domain-containing protein: MKNHTAILLAALVVLTVFAAGTASAADTTSSNNNTYNVVYADYKCESWSDEQYPVIDLFGDKYVPLFNDSENIPDLHVNKLARLVLDSNETYTFKNNEKLNLGNGYALEAKKIDIDNETVWLEFTKDGKFVASQNISVNTGENNKTWNVTLDNVEGENNIVVMKVYVNQLFAGVENNIVRIDGVWLIDYANARTLNIGDKLGDFALKKITSGVDRSNLGGLVFKNDMNNSSVTCNIVGTNYKCDSWSSEQYPLIRLFEENYVPLFANNSSIWQSNINKLAKLVLDSNETYTLEPKEKLDLDHGYALEAKKIDIVNETVLLELTRDGQHVAEKNISISTEDNKTWSIVLDNIQGENDTVVMKVHVKQLFVGTEKSIVWIDGIWLIDYANAITLNIGDKLEGFTLEKIIGGVDEADPGSLTFESVSTSNCSAPSDSEKVPAKFTNKSMESSILWCKEFWGYISMKSKQTFC, encoded by the coding sequence TGTTTATGCGGATTATAAGTGCGAGAGCTGGTCTGACGAACAATACCCTGTAATCGATCTGTTTGGAGACAAATATGTTCCGCTGTTCAATGATAGCGAAAATATACCGGACTTACATGTTAACAAGCTTGCCAGACTCGTTCTTGACAGCAATGAAACTTATACCTTCAAAAACAATGAAAAATTAAATCTCGGAAACGGGTATGCTCTTGAAGCCAAGAAAATCGATATTGACAATGAAACTGTCTGGCTAGAGTTCACTAAAGATGGAAAATTTGTAGCGAGTCAAAATATCTCAGTTAATACCGGGGAAAATAACAAGACATGGAATGTCACTCTTGACAATGTTGAGGGTGAAAACAATATTGTTGTCATGAAAGTGTATGTCAACCAGTTGTTTGCAGGTGTAGAAAACAATATTGTTCGGATCGACGGAGTTTGGCTTATTGACTATGCAAATGCCAGAACACTCAATATTGGGGACAAATTGGGAGATTTTGCACTTAAGAAAATCACAAGCGGAGTAGATAGATCTAATCTGGGAGGTCTTGTTTTCAAAAATGACATGAATAATTCTTCTGTAACCTGTAATATTGTCGGTACAAATTATAAATGCGATAGCTGGTCTAGTGAACAGTACCCATTAATTAGATTATTTGAAGAGAACTATGTTCCATTGTTTGCAAATAATAGCTCAATCTGGCAGTCCAATATTAACAAGCTTGCTAAGCTCGTTCTTGATAGTAACGAAACTTATACCCTCGAACCCAAAGAAAAACTGGATCTTGACCATGGATACGCTCTTGAAGCTAAAAAGATTGATATTGTCAATGAAACGGTTTTGCTAGAACTCACCAGGGACGGGCAACATGTTGCGGAAAAAAATATCTCAATAAGTACCGAAGACAACAAGACATGGAGTATTGTCCTTGACAATATTCAGGGTGAGAACGATACTGTTGTTATGAAAGTTCACGTCAAACAGTTATTCGTGGGTACAGAAAAAAGTATTGTTTGGATCGATGGAATCTGGCTTATTGACTATGCAAATGCCATAACACTTAATATTGGGGACAAACTAGAGGGATTCACGCTTGAGAAAATCATTGGTGGAGTGGATGAAGCTGATCCGGGCAGTCTGACTTTCGAAAGTGTTTCGACTTCTAATTGTTCCGCACCCTCTGATTCCGAAAAGGTACCAGCAAAGTTCACTAATAAAAGTATGGAATCATCCATCTTATGGTGCAAGGAATTTTGGGGATATATCTCGATGAAAAGCAAACAAACTTTTTGCTGA